The following proteins come from a genomic window of Lolium rigidum isolate FL_2022 chromosome 5, APGP_CSIRO_Lrig_0.1, whole genome shotgun sequence:
- the LOC124655631 gene encoding benzyl alcohol O-benzoyltransferase-like, whose product MATLAYEVRRRDPELVGPASETPQETKSMSDLDSMDVMRSQASTALFYRGGEGEDGADPAGVIRRALGEALVHYYPLAGRLREIEGRKLVVDCTGEGVLFVEADADVKLADLEAAGLRPPFPCMDQLLFDVEGSNGILNCPLLLVQVTRLLCGGFVLALRCNHAMCDAIGIAQFINAVSELARGLPTITVKPVWCRELILTRDPVVPRPSVPRTKPNVLPPPMVERSFTFRASDVVAMKKSLPLPLCDTATSFEILAAFLWRARTTALDISPGDIAPLVIGVNFRGDARLSLPVGYYGNAVTTSTVLADAAVLRSGSLGEAVALVRQGKAVGATEHFRSMANGTEVRGSRTFNPANLFAVSDTRNIGFHRMDFGWGEPVFAGPITTFFPMCYFIRVKDRDGEDAYVMPLMLPQPQPAMDRFAAEVKRSLLEDAKHM is encoded by the exons ATGGCGACGCTGGCGTACGAGGTGCGCCGGCGTGATCCGGAGCTCGTCGGCCCGGCTTCCGAGACACCCCAGGAGACGAAGAGCATGTCGGATCTGGACAGCATGGACGTTATGCGCAGCCAGGCGTCGACAGCCCTATTTTACCGTGGCGGAGagggagaggacggagcggacccGGCGGGCGTGATCCGACGCGCGCTGGGCGAGGCGCTGGTGCACTACTACCCGCTGGCCGGTCGGTTGAGGGAGATCGAGGGTCGGAAACTGGTGGTGGACTGCACCGGCGAGGGGGTGCTGTTCGTGGAGGCCGACGCCGACGTCAAGCTGGCAGATCTGGAGGCCGCGGGGCTCAGGCCGCCGTTCCCTTGCATGGACCAGCTGCTCTTCGACGTGGAGGGCTCCAACGGCATTCTTAACTGTCCATTGCTGCTCGTTCAG GTAACGCGTCTACTGTGCGGTGGCTTCGTATTGGCGCTCAGATGCAACCACGCCATGTGTGACGCAATTGGCATCGCCCAGTTCATCAACGCCGTCAGCGAGCTCGCCCGCGGCCTCCCGACCATTACCGTCAAGCCCGTGTGGTGCCGCGAGCTGATCCTGACACGTGACCCGGTtgtgccgcggccatccgttccaCGCACCAAGCCCAACGTGCTCCCACCGCCCATGGTGGAACGTTCCTTCACATTCCGCGCATCGGATGTGGTGGCGATGAAGAAATCCCTCCCTTTACCCCTCTGTGACACCGCCACCTCCTTCGAAATCCTCGCCGCGTTCCTCTGGCGTGCTCGCAccacggcgcttgacatctcgccGGGAGACATTGCTCCGCTGGTTATAGGCGTCAACTTCAGGGGCGACGCCAGGTTGAGCCTTCCTGTGGGGTACTACGGCAATGCGGTCACAACATCGACGGTACTGGCCGACGCTGCCGTTCTGCGCAGCGGCTCGCTCGGCGAGGCTGTGGCGCTGGTGCGCCAGGGCAAGGCCGTGGGGGCCACGGAACACTTTCGTTCCATGGCCAACGGGACGGAGGTGCGCGGATCGCGCACCTTCAATCCGGCCAACTTGTTTGCGGTTTCCGACACCCGGAATATCGGGTTTCATCGCATGGACTTCGGGTGGGGCGAGCCGGTGTTCGCTGGCCCAATAACCACTTTCTTCCCCATGTGCTACTTCATCCGTGTTAAGGATCGTGATGGGGAGGACGCATATGTCATGCCGCTCATgctgccgcagccgcagccggcaATGGATCGATTCGCAGCTGAGGTGAAGAGGTCATTGCTTGAAGATGCTAAGCACATGTAA